One window from the genome of Eriocheir sinensis breed Jianghai 21 chromosome 7, ASM2467909v1, whole genome shotgun sequence encodes:
- the LOC126992731 gene encoding protein FAM43A-like yields the protein MPNMNLKKLWRKKTVTLTEYDPTYKVVYLGNVLTGWAKGEGCVDKPLATLWRNYCQSNRQDIAMKVTICGAGLRAVTREHGLTEYWAHRVTYCAAHPAYPRVFCWVYRHEGRRLKQELRCHAVLCPKNTKAEAMATQLRVRLAAALQEFRREKVVRQNARLSLMHALYDSASIPRRKLLLSTGGSNYRPPLERSKSAPKLGAIEEILEEEEEEEEEDGSDGEAASVHLQPGADVGGSSTVSDTTSDILMDYDSESEAASGGRETCVLEEEDEEEEEEEEEEEEVSQEEVKVKEGGGTRTGQIQKCEVNAYDSDLMYCPAPPLPTLESVEEAADDDEGRCGSDTHEDEEDEAASDLGLLATLARELTLAPPGEESLTSDQPESLGSHCDSCGSSCGACEAGSEQDDPPHTHHHHHIIETGDGGGKMAARLDGDNISEESGYSEDKDSLQNL from the exons GCGAGGGGTGTGTTGACAAGCCGCTGGCAACACTGTGGAGGAACTATTGCCAGAGTAACAGACAGGACATCGCcatgaag GTGACCATATGCGGCGCGGGGCTGCGGGCGGTGACGCGGGAGCACGGGCTGACGGAGTACTGGGCCCACCGCGTCACGTACTGCGCCGCGCACCCCGCCTACCCCCGGGTGTTCTGCTGGGTGTACCGCCACGAGGGACGCCGCCTCAAGCAGGAGCTGAGGTGCCACGCCGTGCTGTGCCCCAAGAACACCAAGGCAGAG GCCATGGCGACGCAGCTCCGAGTTCGTCTGGCCGCTGCTCTGCAAGAATTCCGCCGCGAGAAGGTGGTGCGGCAGAACGCGAGACTGTCCCTCATGCACGCCCTCTACGACTCCGCCTCCATCCCTCGCCGCAAGCTGCTCCTCTCCACCGGCGGCTCCAACTACCGGCCGCCGCTAGAACGCTCCAAGAGTGCCCCGAAACTAGGCGCTATTGAGGAGatactcgaggaggaggaggaggaggaggaagaggatgggagtgATGGCGAGGCTGCGTCCGTGCATCTACAACCCGGGGCGGATGTCGGGGGTTCAAGCACCGTTTCAGACACCACATCTGACATTCTCATGGATTATGACTCAGAGAGCGAGGCGGCCAGTGGGGGCAGGGAGACGtgtgtgctggaggaggaggacgaggaggaggaggaggaagaggaggaggaggaggaggtgtctcaagaggaggtgaaggtcaaggaaggagggGGCACTCGAACGGGTCAAATCCAGAAGTGTGAGGTCAATGCGTATGACTCTGACCTCATgtactgccccgccccgcccttgcCGACGCTGGAGTCCGTGGAGGAGGCCGCTGATGACGATGAAGGGCGGTGCGGCAGCGACAcacacgaggacgaggaggacgaggcagCCAGCGACCTAGGACTCCTGGCAACACTGGCGCGGGAACTGACCCTAGCGCCCCCTGGTGAAGAGTCCTTGACCTCTGACCAGCCAGAGTCCTTAGGGTCACACTGCGATTCCTGTGGGTCGTCGTGTGGGGCGTGCGAAGCGGGGAGCGAGCAGGATgaccccccgcacacacaccaccaccaccacatcattgAGACGGGGGACGGAGGGGGCAAGATGGCGGCCAGGCTAGACGGGGACAACATCAGTGAGGAAAGTGGGTATTCGGAGGACAAGGACTCCCTGCAGAacctttag
- the LOC126992750 gene encoding complex I intermediate-associated protein 30, mitochondrial-like — protein MMCSLWGRLPGVCGGASRPHLQLLCPSLSLPTPAPKHLPSTPATHTHHGIKRTFCTNFYSLSPLSEFGVARKGRGMWAKGGCVWGVKGVRGISLTAPRHMFWEKDPKGGYGKEIKKSHKELIRDGLKELRQEMSKWQEEMNDKFDMDPIFVLPGDMHKVWVLDRQEALDKFVVTCDSDHGEGKSSASLTLSPSGHGLFSGELCTEVPKDGRITKAGYCNLKSIRPRKSFKREVYHNWIDFNMLEIRLRGDGRSYLLNITCSGYYDLMWNDIYTYPLYTRGGPHWQLTRIPFSKFILSSKGRVQDKQSPMPQSQVVSVGISAGDRSNAPFRLEIDYIGVYKDPDHTETFAYEMYTHEKFMLGS, from the exons ATGATGTGTTCTCTGTGGGGGAGGCTGCCAGGGGTGTGCGGGGGTGCATCACGCCCCCACCTGCAGCTCCTGTGCCCCAGCCTCAGCCTCCCCACACCTGCCCCCAAACACCTGCCGTCCACACCCGCCACACACACCCATCATGGCATTAAAAGAACGTTCTGTACAAATTTTTATTCATTGTCACCATTATCGGAGTTTGGTGTGGCGAGAAAAGGGAGGGGCATGTGGGCAaaaggagggtgtgtgtggggggtgaagggggtgagggggatcaGTCTAACAGCTCCCCGACATATGTTCTGGGAGAAGGATCCGAAGGGTGGCTATGGCAAGGAG ATAAAGAAGAGCCACAAGGAGCTGATACGCGACGGCCTCAAGGAACTGCGGCAGGAGATGTCCAAGTGGCAGGAAGAGATGAACGATAAGTTTGACATGGACCCGATATTTGTCCTGCCGG GTGACATGCATAAGGTGTGGGTGCTGGACCGGCAGGAGGCGCTGGACAAGTTTGTGGTGACGTGCGACAGTGACCACGGCGAGGGCAAGAGCtccgcctccctcaccctctcccccagCGGTCACGGCCTCTTCTCCGGCGAGCTGTGCACTGAG GTTCCTAAAGATGGGAGAATAACGAAGGCCGGCTACTGCAACTTGAAGTCCATCAGGCCGAGG AAGTCCTTCAAGCGTGAGGTTTACCACAACTGGATCGACTTCAACATGCTGGAGATCAGGCTGCGCGGAGACGGGCGATCCTACCTCCTCAACATCACCTGCTCCGGCTACTATGACCTAATGTGGAACGACATCTACACCTACCCCCTCTACACCCGCGGCGGCCCCCACTGGCAGCTGACCAGG atCCCGTTCTCCAAGTTCATCCTGAGCAGCAAGGGGCGTGTGCAGGACAAGCAGTCACCCATGCCCCAAAGTCAGGTGGTGTCCGTTGGCATCTCCGCTGGTGACCGCTCCAATGCGCCGTTCCGCCTCGAAATCGACTACATCGGCGTGTACAAAGACCCGGACCACACCGAGACCTTCGCCTACGAGATGTACACACACGAAAAGTTCATGCTCGGCTCGTGA